One region of Syntrophobacter fumaroxidans MPOB genomic DNA includes:
- the rsmD gene encoding 16S rRNA (guanine(966)-N(2))-methyltransferase RsmD, which yields MRIVAGQFGGRRLRSPGDARIRPTIDRVREAVFSIIAPHVPGARVLDLFAGTGAFGLEALSRGASRAVFVDQSRDAVRIIEENIARCGVQDRARVILAPVRKALLRLAEEGGSFDLVFMDPPYGKGCLEASLPRLGKVTHSDTLVIGEHHAKDVLPTTPQEGWVKTEERRYGDTRISFFVRDVPR from the coding sequence ATGCGGATCGTGGCCGGCCAATTCGGCGGCCGGCGCCTGCGTTCGCCCGGGGACGCGCGTATCCGGCCGACCATCGACAGAGTGCGCGAAGCGGTCTTCAGTATCATAGCGCCTCATGTTCCCGGCGCGCGAGTGCTCGACCTGTTTGCCGGAACCGGAGCTTTCGGCCTGGAGGCGTTGAGCCGAGGGGCTTCACGGGCCGTTTTTGTGGATCAAAGCCGGGATGCCGTGCGCATCATCGAGGAAAACATCGCCAGATGCGGCGTTCAGGACCGTGCGCGGGTCATTCTTGCCCCGGTTCGGAAAGCGCTCCTGCGGCTTGCCGAAGAAGGCGGGAGCTTCGATCTGGTGTTCATGGATCCCCCTTACGGAAAGGGCTGCCTCGAAGCAAGCCTTCCGCGTCTCGGCAAAGTGACCCATTCCGATACACTGGTGATCGGCGAGCACCATGCGAAGGACGTTCTTCCGACGACCCCTCAGGAGGGCTGGGTGAAAACCGAGGAACGCAGGTATGGCGACACGCGGATTTCATTCTTTGTGAGAGATGTTCCCCGTTGA
- the leuC gene encoding 3-isopropylmalate dehydratase large subunit, producing MPMTISEKILARHSGKSTVLPDDLIEAGIDFALGNDITAPLAIEAFRKVGASRVFDPERIALVPDHFAPNKDIASAMQCKILRDFAREWNLTHYFEVGRMGVEHALLPEQGLVLPGDVVIGADSHTCTYGALGAFATGVGSTDLAAAMITGRVWFKVPFSMKFVYRGKLGPWVGGKDLILYTIGQIGVDGARYRAMEFTGEVIDRLPMSDRFSMCNMAIEAGAKAGIIAPDPVTEEYVKGRAKRSYEFYRSDPDAAFESVHEWDVSAFEPMVALPHSPANVRPVSRIPRTVIDQVVIGSCTNGRYEDLETAAAILKGRKVAPGVRCMIIPATREIYRQALRNGLLETFVDAEAAVSTPTCGPCLGGHMGILAAGEKAVATTNRNFLGRMGHAESEIYLSNPAVAAASAVAGRIVHPDEL from the coding sequence ATGCCCATGACCATCAGTGAAAAAATCCTGGCCAGGCACTCGGGCAAATCGACGGTCCTTCCCGACGACCTGATCGAAGCCGGCATCGATTTCGCTCTGGGAAACGATATCACCGCGCCGCTGGCGATCGAGGCGTTTCGCAAGGTTGGGGCCTCGCGCGTTTTCGACCCGGAGCGTATTGCCCTCGTTCCCGACCACTTTGCGCCCAACAAGGACATCGCCTCGGCCATGCAGTGCAAGATCCTGCGGGACTTTGCACGGGAATGGAACCTCACGCACTACTTCGAAGTGGGCCGGATGGGGGTTGAACACGCGCTGCTTCCGGAACAGGGGCTGGTGCTTCCGGGTGACGTCGTCATCGGTGCGGACAGTCACACCTGCACCTATGGCGCACTGGGCGCGTTCGCCACGGGAGTGGGCAGCACGGATCTCGCGGCGGCGATGATCACGGGACGGGTCTGGTTCAAGGTGCCCTTTTCCATGAAGTTCGTGTACCGGGGCAAGCTCGGGCCGTGGGTGGGGGGAAAGGATCTCATCCTGTACACCATCGGACAGATCGGAGTGGACGGGGCCCGCTATCGAGCCATGGAGTTCACGGGGGAGGTCATCGACCGGCTTCCGATGTCGGACCGCTTCTCCATGTGCAACATGGCCATCGAAGCGGGCGCCAAGGCGGGCATCATAGCCCCCGATCCCGTCACCGAGGAATATGTGAAGGGGCGGGCCAAAAGATCCTATGAATTCTATCGGAGCGATCCCGATGCGGCCTTCGAATCCGTCCATGAATGGGACGTTTCCGCGTTCGAGCCCATGGTAGCGCTCCCGCACTCGCCCGCCAACGTTCGTCCGGTTTCCCGGATCCCGCGGACGGTCATCGATCAGGTGGTGATCGGTTCCTGCACCAACGGGCGCTACGAGGATCTCGAAACGGCCGCCGCAATCCTCAAGGGCAGGAAGGTCGCCCCCGGGGTACGCTGCATGATTATTCCGGCAACCCGGGAGATCTACCGGCAGGCCCTGAGAAACGGGTTGCTCGAGACTTTCGTGGACGCGGAAGCCGCGGTGAGCACCCCCACCTGCGGCCCCTGTCTCGGCGGTCACATGGGAATCCTGGCCGCCGGCGAAAAGGCCGTGGCGACCACGAACCGCAATTTCCTGGGTCGCATGGGCCACGCCGAAAGCGAAATCTATCTGAGCAATCCGGCGGTGGCGGCGGCTTCGGCCGTTGCGGGACGAATCGTCCATCCGGATGAACTGTAG
- a CDS encoding aspartate-semialdehyde dehydrogenase, whose amino-acid sequence MAEKSFRVAVVGATGAVGNLMIQVLEERSFPVGELKLLASARSIGKSLPYKGRMLPVEELTEKSFRGVQLALFSAGSGVSRKFAPIAAEAGCVVVDNSSAFRMDPRIPLVVPEVNAHALGDHPTIIANPNCSTIQMVVALKPIQDAVGIRRIVVTTFQAVSGTGKRAIEELRRQVADLSEGREVTREVYPHQIAFNCFPHIGAFLDNGFTEEEMKMVNETRKIFEDPEIQVCATTVRVPVYFGHSESVNIETRAPISAERVREILSGAPGVIVVDDPGQHRYPVPLQAAGTDDTLVGRIRMDPSVENGLAMWVVADNIRKGAASNAVQIAEILAARNLI is encoded by the coding sequence ATGGCGGAAAAATCCTTTCGAGTTGCAGTGGTGGGCGCCACCGGCGCGGTTGGAAACCTGATGATCCAGGTCCTGGAGGAGCGCTCCTTTCCGGTAGGTGAGCTCAAGCTGCTCGCGTCGGCGCGGTCCATCGGAAAGAGCCTGCCTTACAAGGGCCGAATGCTGCCGGTCGAGGAGCTCACCGAGAAGTCGTTCCGGGGGGTTCAACTGGCCTTGTTTTCGGCGGGTTCGGGCGTGAGCAGGAAGTTCGCCCCCATCGCTGCGGAAGCGGGTTGCGTGGTGGTTGACAATTCCAGCGCATTCCGCATGGATCCCCGGATTCCGCTGGTGGTCCCGGAGGTCAACGCTCATGCCCTGGGCGACCATCCGACGATCATTGCCAATCCCAACTGTTCGACCATCCAGATGGTCGTTGCGCTGAAACCCATTCAGGATGCGGTCGGGATCAGGCGCATCGTCGTGACCACGTTCCAGGCCGTTTCGGGCACCGGAAAGCGGGCCATCGAAGAGTTGCGCAGGCAGGTGGCGGACCTGAGCGAGGGCAGGGAAGTCACCAGGGAGGTCTACCCCCACCAGATCGCTTTCAACTGTTTCCCGCACATAGGGGCCTTTCTCGACAACGGGTTCACCGAAGAAGAGATGAAAATGGTCAACGAGACGCGCAAGATCTTCGAAGACCCCGAAATTCAGGTCTGTGCGACGACGGTGAGAGTGCCGGTGTACTTCGGTCATTCCGAATCCGTCAATATCGAGACGAGGGCCCCGATTTCGGCGGAGCGCGTCCGGGAAATCCTGTCCGGGGCTCCCGGCGTAATCGTCGTGGACGACCCGGGGCAGCACCGGTACCCGGTCCCGCTGCAGGCGGCCGGCACGGACGACACCCTGGTGGGCAGAATCCGAATGGATCCATCGGTGGAAAACGGGCTGGCCATGTGGGTGGTGGCGGACAATATCCGCAAGGGAGCCGCAAGCAATGCCGTCCAGATTGCCGAAATACTCGCGGCGCGGAACCTGATCTGA
- a CDS encoding lytic murein transglycosylase: MNQPLPHRTVCTPIVCLLAIVTCLCAALPGPAAAYDIYAPLKQRLIQDGLRPNVVSLAFQPPPPPQYKIVALTFRIREGKRSYAQFLTPASIAKAQQFLDRHAATFARAESASGVDRRVIAAILLVETRFGSYTGQTPTLAVFSTFAVMDQRENRDKIWSMLTVRDRKRWNRDAFDRKMMDRSKWAYQELSSLLRWADSNGMDVQAYRGSVMGAIGWAQFLPSSLVRYGMDGDQDGVVDLFTAQDAIFSVANYLRGHGWTEARTEAEKERVIYAYNHSRPYCEAVLGIADRLRL; encoded by the coding sequence TTGAACCAACCGCTCCCGCACAGGACCGTGTGTACCCCGATCGTTTGCCTGCTCGCCATCGTGACGTGCCTTTGCGCGGCTTTGCCCGGCCCGGCCGCGGCCTACGACATCTATGCCCCCCTCAAGCAGAGGCTCATCCAGGACGGCCTGCGCCCGAACGTGGTGTCGCTCGCCTTTCAGCCCCCTCCGCCTCCGCAGTACAAGATCGTGGCGCTCACTTTTCGAATCCGGGAAGGCAAGCGCAGTTACGCGCAGTTCCTGACTCCAGCCTCCATCGCCAAGGCGCAGCAGTTTCTCGATCGTCACGCCGCCACGTTCGCCAGGGCCGAAAGCGCGTCCGGGGTGGACCGGCGGGTGATCGCGGCCATCCTGCTGGTGGAAACCCGGTTCGGCAGCTACACCGGTCAGACGCCGACACTGGCCGTTTTTTCCACGTTCGCCGTCATGGACCAAAGGGAGAACCGGGACAAGATCTGGTCCATGCTGACGGTCAGGGACCGCAAGCGATGGAACAGGGACGCCTTCGACCGCAAGATGATGGACCGTTCCAAGTGGGCCTACCAGGAACTGAGCTCGTTGTTGCGGTGGGCCGACTCCAACGGCATGGACGTACAAGCTTACCGAGGCTCCGTGATGGGGGCGATCGGCTGGGCGCAATTCCTGCCTTCGAGTCTCGTGCGATACGGCATGGACGGCGATCAGGACGGCGTCGTCGACCTGTTCACCGCTCAGGACGCCATCTTCAGCGTGGCCAACTACCTGCGCGGGCACGGCTGGACGGAGGCCCGGACCGAAGCGGAGAAGGAGCGCGTGATTTACGCTTACAACCACAGCCGCCCGTACTGCGAGGCCGTGTTGGGAATCGCCGACCGGTTGCGCCTGTAA
- a CDS encoding 3-isopropylmalate dehydrogenase produces the protein MAQGKAYRIAVIPGDGTGPEVVREGLKALDAVAAVKGFKVEKVHYDLGGERYLKTGDILPQGVLDELRTFDAILLGAIGHPDVKPGILEKGLLLELRFQLDQYINLRPVILYPGVETPLKDKRPEDIDFVVVRENTEGLYAGSGGFLRKGTPHEVAIQESINTRVGVERCIRFAFDFCRRRNAGKKLTLCGKTNVLTYAFDLWQRVFNEVAGEYPDIGTDYAHVDATCMWMVKNPEWFDVIVTDNMFGDIITDLGAMIQGGMGIAAGGNINPSGVSMFEPIGGSAPKYTGQNVINPLAAVAAVQMMLDHLEERPAAALIEKAIKKVVARDIKSLSAGRMGRSTSEVGDLVAEYIAGA, from the coding sequence ATGGCACAAGGAAAAGCATATCGCATTGCGGTGATTCCCGGAGACGGCACAGGGCCGGAAGTGGTCCGGGAAGGGCTCAAGGCGCTCGACGCGGTCGCCGCCGTGAAGGGCTTCAAGGTGGAGAAGGTGCATTACGACCTGGGCGGCGAGAGGTACCTGAAGACCGGGGATATCCTCCCGCAGGGAGTTCTCGATGAATTGCGGACTTTCGACGCCATTCTGCTCGGCGCGATAGGACATCCCGACGTCAAGCCGGGAATCCTGGAAAAAGGGCTTCTGCTGGAGCTGCGGTTCCAACTGGACCAGTACATCAACCTGCGTCCGGTCATCCTGTATCCCGGGGTGGAGACTCCCCTCAAGGACAAGAGGCCCGAGGACATCGACTTCGTCGTTGTGCGCGAGAACACCGAAGGGCTGTACGCCGGTTCGGGCGGTTTTCTACGCAAGGGGACGCCTCACGAGGTGGCGATCCAGGAATCGATCAACACGCGCGTGGGCGTCGAGCGTTGCATCCGCTTCGCGTTTGACTTCTGCCGCCGGAGGAACGCCGGGAAAAAGTTGACCTTGTGCGGCAAGACGAACGTCCTGACCTATGCCTTCGACCTCTGGCAGCGCGTGTTCAACGAAGTGGCGGGGGAATACCCGGATATCGGGACCGACTACGCCCATGTGGATGCGACGTGCATGTGGATGGTGAAAAACCCCGAGTGGTTTGACGTCATCGTGACGGACAACATGTTCGGGGACATCATCACCGACCTCGGGGCCATGATCCAGGGCGGGATGGGAATTGCCGCGGGCGGCAACATCAATCCTTCGGGCGTGTCCATGTTCGAGCCCATCGGCGGGTCCGCGCCCAAATACACCGGGCAAAACGTCATCAATCCCCTGGCGGCCGTCGCCGCGGTGCAAATGATGTTGGACCATCTGGAAGAGCGCCCTGCCGCGGCGCTGATCGAGAAGGCCATCAAGAAGGTGGTGGCGCGGGACATCAAGAGCCTGTCGGCGGGGCGGATGGGGCGCTCCACCAGCGAAGTGGGCGACCTCGTGGCGGAGTACATCGCCGGGGCATGA
- a CDS encoding sodium-translocating pyrophosphatase produces the protein MNASLITQFALVCGALGVIYALVTAAWVSKQSAGSEKMQQISDAIKEGAVAFLNREYKTVAVVAVILAALLVYLGKWTAIGFLVGTVGSAVAGYIGMMVSVKANVRTTEAAKKGIQSALNVAFKGGSVTGIMVVGLGLLGITGYYLVAKSMAPVDDAFHALVGLGFGCSLMSVFARIAGGIYTKAADVGADLVGKVEAGIPEDDPRNAAVIADNVGDNVGDCAGMAADLYETYTVTLVAAMLLAKTVFGADSPWIEFPLLIGGISIVASIIGTYFVRLGKNQYIMGALYKGLAVSGILAAVAFYFASDWFLKLPGVQPAFSSMGVFTTAVIGLVLTGLIVMITEYFTSKSFGPVKHIAAASVTGHGTNVIAGLAVSMKSTGLPALVICGAIIWAYQLGGGFSGNPAAGLFAIALSAVAMLSMTGIVVAIDSYGPITDNAGGIAEMAELPESVRAITDPLDAVGNTTKAVTKGYAIGSAGLAALVLFAEYSRSFPTQIFFDLSNPKIIVGLFIGGLLPYYFGSLLMEAVGKAAGGVVEEVRRQFRELPGIMEGTTKPEYGKCVDIVTKSAIKQMMLPALIPVAAPLVVGLLVGKEALGGVLIGSIVTGLFQAIAMTSGGGAWDNAKKFIEDGMYGGKGSDAHKAAVTGDTVGDPYKDTAGPAINPMIKVVNIVALLIVPLLK, from the coding sequence ATGAACGCCAGTCTCATTACGCAATTCGCCCTCGTCTGCGGTGCGTTGGGAGTCATCTACGCGCTGGTGACCGCGGCGTGGGTATCCAAGCAGAGTGCCGGGTCCGAGAAGATGCAACAGATCTCGGATGCCATCAAGGAAGGCGCTGTCGCCTTCCTCAACCGCGAATACAAAACCGTCGCGGTCGTGGCGGTTATCCTCGCCGCCCTGTTGGTTTATCTGGGCAAGTGGACGGCGATCGGGTTTCTGGTCGGCACCGTGGGTTCGGCAGTGGCCGGCTACATCGGCATGATGGTCTCCGTTAAGGCCAACGTGAGGACGACGGAAGCCGCCAAGAAGGGGATTCAGTCGGCACTCAACGTTGCCTTCAAGGGCGGGTCCGTGACCGGTATCATGGTGGTCGGTCTCGGTCTGCTCGGCATCACCGGGTATTACCTGGTCGCGAAGTCGATGGCCCCCGTCGATGACGCATTCCACGCCCTGGTGGGTCTTGGTTTCGGTTGCTCCCTGATGAGCGTGTTTGCCCGTATCGCGGGCGGCATTTACACCAAAGCCGCTGACGTGGGCGCCGACCTGGTCGGCAAGGTCGAAGCGGGAATTCCCGAGGACGATCCCAGAAACGCGGCCGTTATCGCGGACAACGTCGGAGACAATGTGGGTGACTGCGCCGGTATGGCGGCAGACCTCTATGAAACCTACACCGTGACCCTCGTGGCCGCGATGCTTCTGGCGAAAACGGTTTTCGGCGCCGATAGTCCCTGGATCGAGTTCCCCCTGCTGATCGGCGGGATTTCCATCGTCGCCTCCATCATTGGTACCTACTTCGTCCGCCTGGGCAAGAACCAGTACATCATGGGCGCCCTGTACAAAGGCCTTGCGGTATCCGGTATTCTGGCCGCGGTGGCGTTTTACTTCGCCTCCGACTGGTTCCTCAAGCTCCCCGGAGTACAGCCCGCATTCTCCTCCATGGGCGTCTTCACGACGGCCGTGATCGGCCTGGTGCTGACCGGCCTGATCGTTATGATCACCGAGTATTTCACCTCCAAGAGCTTCGGCCCCGTTAAGCACATCGCGGCCGCCAGCGTGACCGGTCACGGCACCAACGTCATCGCCGGCCTCGCGGTGAGCATGAAGAGTACCGGGCTGCCCGCCCTGGTCATCTGCGGCGCCATCATCTGGGCCTACCAGCTCGGCGGCGGTTTCAGCGGCAATCCGGCCGCGGGGTTGTTCGCCATCGCTCTGTCCGCCGTGGCGATGCTGTCCATGACGGGTATCGTGGTGGCCATCGACTCTTACGGGCCGATCACCGACAACGCCGGGGGTATCGCGGAAATGGCCGAGCTGCCCGAGAGCGTGCGCGCCATCACCGATCCGCTCGATGCGGTCGGAAACACCACCAAGGCCGTCACCAAGGGTTATGCCATCGGTTCCGCGGGTCTTGCGGCCCTGGTTCTTTTCGCCGAGTACTCCAGGTCGTTTCCGACCCAGATCTTCTTTGACCTGTCCAATCCGAAGATCATTGTCGGGCTTTTTATCGGCGGTCTTCTGCCCTACTACTTCGGCTCCCTGCTGATGGAAGCCGTGGGTAAGGCGGCCGGAGGCGTGGTCGAGGAGGTTCGCCGTCAGTTCAGGGAACTTCCCGGAATCATGGAAGGCACCACCAAGCCCGAATACGGCAAGTGCGTCGACATCGTGACCAAGAGCGCGATCAAGCAGATGATGCTTCCGGCCCTCATCCCCGTGGCGGCCCCGCTCGTGGTGGGCTTGCTCGTCGGGAAGGAAGCTCTCGGCGGCGTGCTGATCGGCAGCATCGTGACCGGTCTGTTCCAGGCCATCGCCATGACCAGCGGCGGCGGCGCCTGGGATAACGCCAAGAAGTTCATCGAAGACGGAATGTACGGCGGCAAGGGTTCCGACGCCCACAAAGCCGCGGTCACCGGCGATACCGTCGGCGACCCGTACAAAGACACCGCAGGCCCGGCCATCAACCCCATGATCAAGGTTGTGAACATCGTGGCCCTGTTGATCGTGCCTTTGCTGAAGTAG
- a CDS encoding dynamin family protein, with protein MNAKPEAIPTAESRPRQIGEFQQLRSRLLECIADVLALERSCTQPCAELREKVETNTFNLVVVGQFKRGKTYLINALMGADLLPVSVVPLTSIVTVLSYGEELRVKVFYNDGQVREADPLTLSEYVTEAGNPNNMKNVKEVIITYPSPYLKDGVRLIDTPGVGSVYVHNTDVAYRYLPKSDAALFLLSVDQPVSKAELEFLADVRQYSGRIFFLLNKIDHLTEDEIEKSIVFSRGALEEVLGGGVRVYPVSAKLALQGKLEGTAQTLKASRIEAFAEVLNEFLLREKGKVLLLSVANSLARTIARCRLEIELELQSILTPLEELQGKIARFDAKKEEIIRDKQDFDVLLDGEVDRLIRKKLDEDLAVLKKDLIPQMEEGFDRFHEEHRELSLKELSEALEKYVTEGIERAFLEWCEVEEETLAKEFESICSRFVTRANETVDELMKFSSQLFAIPFSASAPEPAWAGESGFYLKFRSEAVGLDLLTDSLTQVAPGYISDKFKKLKTFLYDFANRLIVSKRRRHMLETIEMQSGRLRFDFLSRIDRGRRRFRSEMMKRIDATMEGIGAAIALGMDLKSRGEKEVEALNAAHGAELARLEGTGRRLAEIIRQCEAM; from the coding sequence ATGAACGCTAAGCCCGAAGCGATTCCCACAGCCGAGAGCCGACCGCGGCAAATCGGAGAATTCCAGCAACTGCGGTCGCGGCTGCTGGAATGCATTGCCGACGTCCTGGCCCTGGAGAGGTCGTGTACCCAGCCCTGCGCGGAACTGAGGGAGAAGGTGGAAACGAACACCTTCAACCTGGTGGTCGTCGGTCAGTTCAAGAGAGGCAAGACCTATCTCATCAATGCCCTGATGGGTGCCGATCTGCTTCCGGTTTCGGTGGTTCCCCTCACTTCCATCGTCACCGTGCTGTCCTACGGGGAAGAGCTCCGCGTGAAGGTGTTTTATAACGACGGGCAGGTGCGGGAGGCCGATCCGCTCACCCTTTCCGAATACGTTACTGAAGCGGGCAATCCCAACAACATGAAGAACGTCAAGGAGGTGATCATCACTTACCCGTCGCCGTATCTGAAGGACGGTGTACGGTTGATCGACACCCCGGGCGTGGGGTCGGTGTATGTCCACAATACGGATGTGGCCTATCGCTACCTGCCCAAGTCCGACGCCGCCCTTTTCCTGCTCTCGGTCGACCAGCCCGTGAGCAAGGCCGAGCTGGAATTTCTGGCCGACGTGCGGCAGTATTCGGGAAGGATATTCTTCCTTTTGAACAAGATCGACCACCTCACGGAGGATGAAATCGAGAAGTCGATTGTCTTTTCCAGGGGAGCCCTGGAGGAGGTTCTGGGCGGCGGGGTGCGGGTTTATCCGGTTTCGGCGAAACTGGCCCTCCAGGGCAAGCTGGAAGGGACGGCACAGACGCTGAAGGCGAGCAGGATCGAGGCGTTCGCGGAGGTGCTGAACGAATTCCTGCTGCGCGAAAAGGGGAAGGTGCTTCTGCTCTCCGTCGCCAACAGCCTGGCGAGGACGATCGCCCGTTGCCGCCTCGAGATCGAGCTCGAGCTGCAGTCCATTCTGACCCCGCTCGAGGAACTTCAGGGCAAGATCGCCCGCTTCGATGCCAAGAAAGAGGAAATCATCCGCGACAAGCAGGATTTCGATGTGCTCCTCGACGGCGAGGTCGACCGGCTCATTCGAAAAAAACTCGACGAAGACCTTGCCGTTTTGAAAAAAGATCTTATTCCGCAGATGGAGGAAGGATTCGACCGCTTTCACGAAGAACACCGGGAACTGTCTCTCAAGGAACTGAGCGAAGCTCTGGAAAAATACGTCACGGAGGGGATCGAACGGGCTTTCCTCGAGTGGTGCGAGGTCGAGGAGGAGACGCTTGCGAAGGAATTCGAGTCGATCTGTTCGAGATTCGTGACCAGGGCGAACGAGACGGTGGATGAACTGATGAAGTTCTCCTCGCAGCTGTTTGCCATACCCTTCAGCGCATCGGCCCCGGAGCCGGCCTGGGCCGGCGAATCCGGATTCTATCTGAAGTTCAGGAGCGAAGCGGTGGGGCTCGACTTGCTGACCGATTCGCTCACCCAGGTGGCCCCGGGATACATCAGCGACAAATTCAAAAAGCTCAAGACATTCCTCTACGACTTTGCGAATCGTCTGATCGTGAGCAAGCGACGCCGTCACATGCTCGAGACGATCGAAATGCAGAGCGGGCGTTTGAGGTTCGATTTTCTGAGCCGAATCGACCGCGGCAGGCGCAGGTTCAGGTCGGAGATGATGAAACGGATCGATGCCACGATGGAGGGGATCGGGGCGGCCATTGCGCTGGGGATGGACCTGAAGTCCAGGGGAGAAAAGGAGGTGGAGGCCCTGAATGCCGCGCACGGCGCCGAGCTTGCGCGCCTGGAGGGAACCGGGCGGCGGCTGGCGGAGATCATCCGCCAATGCGAAGCCATGTGA
- the pssA gene encoding CDP-diacylglycerol--serine O-phosphatidyltransferase, with translation MSPEIKRRRPRKRKWRRFREGEVARGTYIVPNLFTTANLFSGFFGIVSAIDAHFDRAAIAILVSCVFDILDGKVARFTRATSRFGVEYDSLADLVAFGVTPALLMYLWALRPFGRLGWLAAFVFVACGALRLARFNVQTETASKKYFVGLPIPGAASVVATTLLFIEVLEITLPPSGGVLLLVATYILGFLMVSTVPYNSFKDFEIVKAKPITVLFVAVLGLTIVAVNPGLMLFLMLMVYLVSGPVRYVIWRLKGKPGTPVVEPPKSVEAAEEGPGQPAPAEEQSQT, from the coding sequence ATGTCGCCTGAAATAAAGAGGCGGCGCCCGAGGAAGCGCAAGTGGCGCCGATTCAGGGAAGGTGAAGTGGCCAGGGGCACTTATATCGTGCCGAATCTCTTCACCACGGCCAACCTGTTCAGCGGCTTTTTCGGCATCGTGAGCGCCATCGACGCACACTTCGACAGGGCCGCCATAGCGATTCTGGTTTCGTGCGTGTTCGACATCCTGGACGGAAAGGTGGCCCGGTTCACGCGGGCAACCAGCCGTTTCGGCGTCGAATACGATTCTCTTGCGGATCTGGTGGCCTTCGGCGTGACCCCGGCCCTGTTGATGTACCTGTGGGCCCTTCGGCCTTTCGGACGACTCGGCTGGCTGGCCGCCTTTGTTTTCGTGGCCTGCGGAGCCCTGCGGCTGGCCAGATTCAACGTGCAGACGGAAACCGCGAGCAAGAAATACTTCGTGGGTTTGCCGATTCCCGGTGCGGCGAGCGTCGTGGCGACCACCCTGCTGTTCATCGAGGTGCTGGAGATCACGCTGCCGCCGTCCGGAGGGGTCCTCCTGCTCGTGGCCACGTACATCCTCGGTTTCCTGATGGTCAGCACGGTCCCCTACAACAGCTTCAAAGATTTTGAAATCGTCAAGGCCAAACCCATCACGGTTCTGTTCGTGGCTGTTCTCGGGCTGACGATCGTGGCCGTCAACCCCGGCCTGATGCTCTTCCTGATGCTTATGGTCTACCTCGTATCGGGACCGGTCCGCTATGTCATATGGCGTCTCAAGGGAAAACCCGGTACGCCGGTGGTCGAGCCGCCCAAGTCGGTGGAGGCCGCGGAGGAGGGCCCCGGGCAACCGGCGCCCGCCGAAGAACAGTCTCAAACCTGA
- the coaD gene encoding pantetheine-phosphate adenylyltransferase, which translates to MKKVAVYPGSFDPITNGHLDLIERGLKIFDSIVIAVAANPGKKPLFTFEERLEMINASIEGHPMQSRIQVGSFNGLLVDYVSSIKANTILRGLRAISDFEYEFQMALMNRKLSTEIETLYLMTGMRWIYISSRIIKEVVMSGGCVTGLVSPAVEKRLAERLKEPNRSL; encoded by the coding sequence ATGAAAAAAGTGGCGGTCTATCCCGGTTCGTTCGATCCCATCACCAACGGCCACCTGGATCTCATCGAGCGTGGTCTGAAGATTTTCGACAGTATTGTCATCGCGGTGGCGGCCAACCCCGGGAAGAAGCCGCTCTTCACCTTCGAGGAGAGGCTGGAGATGATCAATGCCAGCATCGAAGGGCATCCCATGCAAAGCCGGATCCAGGTCGGGTCGTTCAACGGGTTGCTGGTCGATTACGTGTCGTCCATCAAGGCCAACACCATTCTCAGGGGGCTGAGGGCCATCAGCGACTTTGAGTATGAATTCCAGATGGCGTTGATGAACCGCAAGTTGAGCACGGAGATCGAGACCCTGTATCTCATGACCGGCATGCGGTGGATATACATCAGTTCCCGCATCATCAAGGAAGTGGTGATGTCCGGGGGCTGTGTGACGGGGCTGGTGTCTCCGGCCGTGGAAAAACGATTGGCGGAGCGGCTGAAGGAACCGAACCGGTCGCTTTGA
- a CDS encoding 3-isopropylmalate dehydratase small subunit, whose protein sequence is MKLKGKAWRFGDDVDTDAIIPARYLISSDPKFLAGHCMEDADPEFVKKAKAGDIIVAGKNFGCGSSREHAPVSIKAAGLSCVIAHSFARIFYRNAFNMGLLILESPDAAAAVRTGDELEVDVDRGIILNLTTGEQYHTHPVPPFMQELLRVGGLMPYVREQLSGE, encoded by the coding sequence ATGAAACTAAAAGGAAAAGCATGGAGATTCGGGGATGACGTGGACACGGATGCCATCATTCCCGCTCGGTACCTGATTTCTTCCGATCCCAAGTTCCTTGCCGGGCACTGCATGGAAGACGCCGATCCCGAATTTGTGAAGAAGGCGAAGGCGGGCGACATCATCGTCGCGGGGAAGAACTTCGGGTGTGGTTCCTCCAGGGAGCACGCACCGGTTTCGATCAAGGCCGCGGGGCTGAGCTGCGTCATCGCGCACAGTTTTGCGCGGATTTTCTACCGCAACGCCTTCAACATGGGGCTGTTGATCCTGGAATCCCCCGATGCGGCAGCGGCGGTCAGGACAGGCGATGAACTGGAAGTGGATGTGGACCGGGGAATCATTCTCAACCTCACCACCGGGGAGCAATACCATACGCACCCCGTGCCCCCTTTCATGCAGGAGCTTCTCCGGGTGGGCGGGTTGATGCCCTATGTTCGGGAACAGCTCTCCGGGGAATAG